ACGAATAGGCTTCCTTGGTGATAAGAGCTAAAACAATAGCAACGACAGAGGGCACAAGCGCCCAAAACGTGCCATGAAAGAACGATACAACTTCTGCTGCTTGCTGTTCCATAAAATTCTCCTGTAGAGAGAAAACTAAAAATTTTTCAAAAAGAAAAACCCGCTCAAGGCGGGCATAACTGCTAGAAGGCGGGTCAAAACCCGCCCTGACAATCTTTGAAATTAAATGCGCATCGAGATGTCGAGAGCCTTGACGCTGTGCGTGAGGGCACCGACAGAGATGAAGTCGAGGCCGAGCGTTGCAATTTGCTTAGCGCGTTCGAGCGTCATGTTGCCAGAACCTTCAACCAAGCACTTGTCGCCGCTTTCCTTGATGATTTTCAAGGCTTCGGCCATCATTTCGTTGCTCATGTTGTCGAGCATGATAACGTCAACGCCCTTGTTGAGGAGAGCGCGGAGCTGGTCGAAGTTTTCGACTTCCATTTCGACCATCAAGCCCTGCTTGTTGTTCTTCTTGACGACTTCAAGCGCTTCAAGCACGCCACCGGCGGCTGCAATGTGGTTGTCCTTCACGAGCACCATGTCAAAGAGGCCCATGCGGTGGTTAGAGCCGCCACCAACGCGAACAGCGTACTTCTGCAAAGTGCGGAATCCCGGAATCGTCTTGCGGGTGTCGAGCACCTTCGTCTTGCCGCCCTTCAAAGCTTCCTGGAACGTGTGAGCCACAGTTGCCACACCGGAAAGCTGCTGGATGAAATTGAGGAGAGTGCGTTCGCCCGTCAAAAGTTCGTGCGTCGTGCCATCGAGTTCGGCAATCAAGTCACCCTTCTTCACGACGTCACCATCTTTCTTGTGGAGCGTCACCTTGGCATTTGCCTTGAGCTCCTGGAACACAAGTTCGATAATCGGAAGACCGGCAAGAACGCCATCTTCTTTTGCAATAAGG
The Fibrobacter succinogenes DNA segment above includes these coding regions:
- the nadC gene encoding carboxylating nicotinate-nucleotide diphosphorylase, translating into MYGDNSTPVFPTEDALTMIRLALAEDVRTGDVTSEWTIPADQKQHARLIAKEDGVLAGLPIIELVFQELKANAKVTLHKKDGDVVKKGDLIAELDGTTHELLTGERTLLNFIQQLSGVATVAHTFQEALKGGKTKVLDTRKTIPGFRTLQKYAVRVGGGSNHRMGLFDMVLVKDNHIAAAGGVLEALEVVKKNNKQGLMVEMEVENFDQLRALLNKGVDVIMLDNMSNEMMAEALKIIKESGDKCLVEGSGNMTLERAKQIATLGLDFISVGALTHSVKALDISMRI